A single Lolium perenne isolate Kyuss_39 chromosome 6, Kyuss_2.0, whole genome shotgun sequence DNA region contains:
- the LOC127310906 gene encoding WAT1-related protein At3g30340, with protein MDFKPMVTMLAVVVVFAVMNTLTKMAFNEGMHTTVLIVLRQLTATLFLAPIAYFRERKTRPKLTTKIFVYLFFSALLGASLTQWLFFLGLRYTTATFACAFINMTPMFTFLLALPFKVERLDVSTGSGAAKLTGTAVGLAGALVLALYQGPSLTSYHSSAAASAGGGARRWAVGSAALLGGSASWSLWFILQSKIGTKYPALYSGTAWMSFLSFLQMAAIGIATEKMTFHVWVVATRLQVVTVLFVGIAGSGLGFLAMSWCVERRGPVFTTAFMPLVQIVAAGINVIALHEQLHLGSVVGAALVVVGLYFVLWGKSNETRTKELRPPSDSKIVVQAEHAAGTETV; from the exons atggATTTCAAGCCTATGGTGACCATGCTGGCGGTTGTTGTCGTGTTCGCGGTCATGAACACGCTGACAAAGATGGCCTTCAACGAAGGGATGCACACCACCGTCCTCATCGTCCTTCGCCAGCTCACCGCCACTCTCTTCCTCGCCCCGATCGCCTACTTCAGAGAAAG GAAGACAAGACCAAAGCTGACGACCAAAATCTTCGTCTACCTCTTCTTCAGTGCCTTGCTCGG TGCTTCACTGACGCAGTGGCTCTTCTTCCTGGGCCTCCGGTACACCACGGCTACCTTCGCCTGCGCCTTCATCAACATGACCCCCATGTTCACCTTCCTCCTCGCGCTGCCCTTCAAGGTCGAGAGGCTCGACGTCTCCACTGGCTCCGGCGCCGCCaagctcaccggcactgccgtgGGCCTCGCCGGGGCACTCGTGCTCGCGCTCTACCAGGGCCCCTCCCTGACTTCATAtcattcctcggcagcagcatcagcagGAGGCGGCGCGCGGAGGTGGGCGGTGGGGTCGGCGGCGCTGCTGGGCGGGTCGGCGAGCTGGTCTCTGTGGTTCATCCTGCAGTCCAAGATCGGCACCAAGTACCCTGCTCTCTACTCGGGCACGGCGTGGATGTCCTTCCTGAGCTTCCTCCAGATGGCGGCGATCGGGATCGCCACGGAGAAGATGACGTTCCACGTGTGGGTCGTGGCCACCAGGCTCCAGGTCGTCACCGTGCTCTTCGTGGGAATCGCGGGGTCCGGGCTGGGGTTCCTGGCCATGTCCTGGTGCGTGGAGCGGCGAGGGCCCGTGTTCACCACGGCCTTCATGCCGCTGGTCCAGATCGTCGCCGCCGGGATCAACGTCATCGCGCTCCACGAGCAGCTCCACCTCGGCAGCGTGGTGGGGGCGGCGCTGGTGGTCGTGGGGCTCTACTTCGTGCTCTGGGGAAAGAGCAACGAGACGAGGACCAAGGAGCTTCGTCCACCGTCGGATTCCAAGATCGTGGTACAAGCAGAGCATGCAGCAGGTACCGAGACGGTGTGA
- the LOC127310905 gene encoding probable glucan 1,3-beta-glucosidase A translates to MMKSSCVCLLVLLCCSWPSSLAQTLVPPPNPASPRPLVRAVNLGGWLVTEGWILPSLFDGIPNKDLLDGTQLQFKSVTQNAYVAAENGGGGPLRANRTSASGWETFKLWRIDQNSFNLKVFNGQFVSAPGSNVAATAATPGQSERFQLVRNEADKNRMRIKAPNGSFLQANTDGSVTANFGESTTWGNDDPSVFAVTIVKGLQGEYQICNGYGKEKATQVMNDHWSTYIVEDDFAFMAANGLNAVRIPVGWWIANDPNPPAPFVGGSLQALDNAFTWAERHNIRVIVNLHAAPGAQNPNEHSGTRDGSQTWGDSNIAQTVQVIDFLATRYARRSSLLAVELMNEPLAPGVSLDSLKRYYQQGYDTVRKHTTTAYVIMSNRLAADSTELVNFASQFGRAVLDVHYYTLFDSKFDSFTVQQNIDYVNNNIANDLSAMTRRDGPLTFVGEWVAEWQVNGATQADYQRFANAQMAVYRRATFGWAYWTYKNVNNHWSMQWMINNGYISLQNA, encoded by the exons ATGATGAAGAGCTCTTGCGTGTGCCTCCTAGTCCTCCTATGCTGTTCATGGCCATCCTCCCTCGCCCAAACTCTTGTCCCGCCTCCAAACCCGGCTTCTCCTCGCCCCCTCGTCCGAGCAGTGAACCTCGGTGGCTGGCTCGTCACGGAGGGCTGGATCCTGCCCTCCCTCTTCGATGGCATCCCCAATAAAGATCTCTTG GATGGCACGCAACTGCAGTTCAAGTCCGTCACCCAGAACGCCTACGTGGCTGCCGAGAATGGTGGTGGCGGGCCGCTGAGAGCAAACCGCACTTCAGCCTCGGGCTGGGAGACCTTCAAGCTCTGGCGGATCGACCAGAACAGCTTCAACCTCAAGGTATTCAACGGCCAGTTCGTCAGCGCCCCTGGGAGCAATGTAGCAGCAACAGCTGCCACGCCGGGGCAGTCGGAGAGGTTCCAGTTAGTGCGCAACGAGGCTGACAAGAATAGGATGAGGATCAAAGCACCAAATGGGTCATTTTTGCAG GCAAACACTGATGGTTCGGTGACGGCGAACTTCGGTGAGAGTACAACCTGGGGCAACGACGACCCGTCGGTGTTCGCTGTGACCATTGTCAAGGGGCTGCAAGGGGAGTACCAGATCTGCAATGGCTACGGCAAAGAGAAGGCTACCCAGGTCATGAAT GACCACTGGAGCACATACATCGTGGAAGACGACTTTGCGTTCATGGCAGCAAACGGGCTGAATGCGGTGAGGATCCCAGTAGGTTGGTGGATTGCCAACGACCCCAACCCTCCAGCTCCATTCGTCGGAGGCTCTCTCCAAGCCCTGGACAATGCCTTCACATGGGCAGA GAGACACAATATTCGTGTGATTGTAAACTTGCATGCAGCTCCAGGGGCACAGAACCCCAATGAGCACAGTGGTACAAGGGACGGCTCGCAGACCTGGGGCGACTCCAACATTGCGCAAACCGTACAGGTCATTGATTTCCTCGCAACTAG GTATGCTAGGAGATCAAGCCTCTTGGCGgtggagttgatgaatgagccgcTAGCTCCCGGCGTGTCCCTGGATAGCCTAAAAAGATACTACCAACAGGGTTATGACACTGTCAGGAAGCACACCACTACGGCGTATGTGATCATGTCCAACCGACTAGCAGCGGACTCGACCGAGCTCGTCAACTTTGCCTCACAGTTCGGCAGGGCCGTCCTTGACGTGCATTACTACACGTTGTTCGATAGCAAGTTTGATTCTTTCACAGTGCAGCAGAACATTGACTACGTCAATAACAACATCGCCAATGATCTCAGTGCTATGACAAGGCGAGATGGCCCTCTCACCTTTGTTG GCGAATGGGTGGCCGAGTGGCAGGTAAACGGAGCAACGCAAGCTGACTACCAGAGATTTGCAAATGCACAGATGGCTGTGTATCGGCGAGCCACATTTGGATGGGCTTATTGGACCTACAAGAATGTTAACAATCACTGGAGTATGCAGTGGATGATCAACAATGGATACATTTCCTTACAAAATGCTTGA